The Anomaloglossus baeobatrachus isolate aAnoBae1 chromosome 4, aAnoBae1.hap1, whole genome shotgun sequence genome contains the following window.
ACAGAGCAGACTGAATGCATATGGCGTTGATTCCTCTATTATAGGAGACAAGTCACTGAACAGATCATATAATGCTGATAGATCAATAGGTCTGAGAGGGgacaaattattattataatttttcaCTAATGGCAACCCTATCAGACATAGTCAATTATATTATGTATTAAATTCTCAAGTGACCATTACAACATTAAAGTCAGTGACTGAGTAGATTAATAAAACTGAGCGGTAGATCATTGTATCGCTAGTGCTTGTGCTCTCTATCGTGTACGCGCCCTACGCGTTTTATCTGAATTTCTGATTCCTGCACAGATTCATCAGGGGTATGTGGCAGCTTGTCTAGTTACATGATGTTACATATGATGCATGTAACAATAGTAGGCGACATGATCGCTACAGCGGGGAGCGACTCCTGCTTCCTCCCTTCAGTCCTGCAATCAGCTTCCGATCCATGAGATGACGGACACTGATGCCTATCAAAGCGGAGCAACGGGGAAACAGTAACCACGGCCGAACACAGCCAATAGCGCTGCTCAAAGCAGCACCAGCGACCAATAGGCAATGGATGTCGGTCCCAATCATCACTTATGCAGACACAGACGCCATGTAGTGCAATGTAAGAATCCGCAGCAGTAAGTGAcgataataattatattatatttatcACCAGCAGTCAGTAACATCAGCATTTACTATAAATTCATAAGAGACCGGCCTAAATCTGTATAACATAAAGCCCATTCACTTCTATAGGTGAACGGCGATATATCAGTCGCGGGGATAATGATGTGTTTATTATTAGCTGTAACATTAGATCAGATGAATTACCTGCAATACAAGCAAGGCAGATGACAATGAGGAGCTAAACACAGAGCTGATACATAGCGGCATTATTGTATCTACACTGCAGCCGCCATCGCAGCAATCCCGATTATCCCAATATCAGACACAGAACAGCTCTACTCAGCAAATGCAATGCTCAGACTCGCAGGGATTATGCAGCAGAGcataatagccatgtataggattatATTACAATTATTACATATATTTTCTTTACAGCAATACATTCACAGATGACATTAATaacggcgagtctcgcatcggcatcacccggcacggccacacactctctggacaggagcatctgaGCAACATAGAAACACATAAAGCCgaccgctcctgtccggagagtgtgcggccgtgccgggtgatgccgagcCTCCGAGTCATTATCACGTGTGGCTCTGGCCTTACTGAGACTCCAGTGGCTGTctcactgcttccaggtccgcgcATTAGATCTCCCTCTGTGCCGGCTTCTATGGTTGCTGCCCTAACACGAGATGTCTGGGTCCCCGAACTGGAGAGTAAAagcaaataaataattgaaaaaatggcaTAAAGTCCTCCATGTATTGACACCCGCTGCCAGACTGCCGGATTACGTGACACGGCCGCACGGAAATCCGGCAGAGGTTTCAGCTTTGAGGGCAGTGAGGAGCCCTGAGTGTGAGCTCCGGTGACCTGCCTGCCAGATTGCCAGACACAGACGTCTGATGTGAGACTCCCATCCTCCATAATGTGAACCTCTGTCTTCAGGACTTCTCTTGTGAtgagccagttttctggaatgcactatgcTGGACGATCAGTTCAATATCTACCCCCATATGATTCGGCCTATCTCATCACTTTACTGACACTCTTCTCTGTTCCCTCTAATCTTTCCTCACATTCTGCTCTTTTCTTTTCATGTCTCCACGTCCTCCTATTTTATAGGAATTATCTTATAATGCTGCAGGAGCCGTCATCAGCCTGGATTTAATTGCTCTTATCAGGAGCTACTGGGTGGAAGGAGGATGTTTATGACAATGATGGCCGGACCCTCATTATACAGCACGTTCTGTCTATTGTGACCCCATCTCCTTATAGGATCCTCGCTCCTCCTGTACCTGATGGtgtcacttagtgatgtctgcgcatGTCCCCACTCAATGCTGTGGAATACAATGTACAGGTATACAGCACAATATACTCTCCAGATGGCGCAGATTACTCTCTGGTGCTCCTTATATTCTGTGCTGTATACACTCTTGTGTTCCTCGCCCCCTGTGTAGCCGCTGTACTCTGCTGTATTTCTACAAAGTGCTGTAAATCCATTATGCAGCATATTTTAGtcacttaggcctctgccacatttcCGCATAAAAAAAGTGTCTTAAgttccgtttttcgggtgcgtgttccgttttttatgggcgtttctccagtacgtgtgacatccgtgtgatggcgtatgctcgccgtgtgtgcgtgtggaatgtccatgtatgtgtgagatacgtacatgtaatgtccgtgtggtgtccgtttgaaatgatccgtgtgtgtggcaaaatgtcgttgctacatacccgctgacagccgacacagacagagacatgcgatgagaatgaactcggatgaactttacccgacttcattgtcataccagggctctgtctgtgtgtagcgtcctgattagtggtcacctgtgaaggactcaccggtgaccgataaacccctgagtgacttaagttagcggcgtgattatcgctgccgtcactcaggttacttgcagctagctggagtcctccacctgagacgcaactcacctgtgacttttttTGCAGATCGCTCAGCTCACTTCTGTCACTTTGGCGATTTGctctcacagttggaggatccagtggtggccgcaagtgacctgagtgacgtcatcgctgatcgcgctgctcacctcagttgctgctggaGCTGACTGAGAGCGGTCATGTTATGTGGCCGCTCCTGtcgccttcatgtagcagagctaagagcgTCGTGGGacttccgtggattacgccggacctggatgggtatttgtggcttaataaagtggtgaaagagggtgtttgtttttgtgtattattccaaataaaggatttttttgatgtgtgtgtttattttctttaacttacaggttaatcatggaaggtatctcggggagacacctgccatgattaacccattattacctcgattgccaccgcaccaggccacttagggatgagctgggtagagtcccggaaatgtcgcatctaatggatgcggcaattctgggcggctgctggctgttcTTGTttggctgggtggctccccataacgtggtgcccccccatcctgagaataccagccttacgccgtgtggctttaccctgacgtatcaaatttgggggggaccgcacgtcaattTTGTTCATTTacgtatttattttactgcataataTAGATccgccggcgactgtgattggttgcagtgagacagcggtcactcagcttgggggcgtgtccgactacaatcaatcataggcgcctgggctgaggaagcagtgaatacgagattgaataatgagcggccggcattttcaaaaaagaaAAAGCCACTGGAGGTTtttcacagctgtgcagcgccgcgcccctgATCGGGGAtccgtgagtatgcgagagggggagagaccgaccgacggacagagagggaaagacagagtgaccatctgacagcgaaagaaaccgaccgacagagggagattgaccgacatcgcatccagaattcaccaaaaaaaacgcacacggacgggtagaacacggacatgctacgtgtcacatacgtgcagacacggacccattcaCTTTagcggtccgtgcctgcgtgatgccgaagaaaaacggacatgttgagagTGTGTAAaaatgcacacacatacaaacgacacggacacacgttctgtgtggttttacgtgtgtgtgcggctgttaccatagggtaacattaatgtacgtgtctccatgccaccgatacgtgcaaaaacgtaccaaacacgtaccgacggcatggatgtgtgtcggaggccttatatAGCGCTTTTAGTGTCAAAGATTTAGAGATGTGACCATCACTGCCACTAGTGGGgctcaatctaaattccccatcagttATTGTAGTGTGGGAAGAACCGAGGAAACGCACAGAAACACGGGGAAAATTACAcactccatgcagatgttgtcctttgtgggatttgaaaaCAGGAACTCAGAGCTGCAAGACTacggtgctaaccaccgagccaccacaacactgcagtgctaaccactgaggcaccacaagactgcagtgctaaccaccgagccaccacaacactgcagtgctaaccactgaggcaccacaagactgcagtgctaaccaccgagccaccacaacactgcagtgctaaccactaaggcaccacaagactgcagtgctcaccactgagccaccaatctCCATATAACGCCCTTACTCGAGCTGTATACCAACATACACTGCTATAAACGCCATAATGTTTTATGTCACCACATGGCGCTGAATATCTTTCATCCTTACTGCCATATAGAGCTTTATATGCAACATGTGCTTTCTAGTCTTGTATACCCTTCATATAGTGCTGTGTAAAACTTGTATGCGTATCCCACACAAAATGCAGTAAACATCCAAACAATACAATGTTCACCCACCACACAACACTGGATACCCATAAAAAATACATTATACCGCCACATAGTGCTGAATATACTCTATATACATCAGACATTCACCCCCAGCCACACGCAAAGGAGAAATTAGCAGCCATTGTGCGGGAATTCATACTCAGTCCTCAGCCACAGGTTTATTCCCAGcagcttttttaaccctttagtgatcaGTGACGGCGGTTATCCCAGACGCCCAAAGAACAGATGTAATGATCGAGTGCAGCGCCGAcctcccgcccctccccccgcagCAGGAGCTGTAGCCTCTCCTTGGAAGATGTGGGcggctctgagaagagcctttgtgtttttgttttaggTTTGGAGCAGAAGTATTAACCCCCGAAGCCGTAGAGTGTGCGGCCCTGGCGCTTgagcgcgtacaccacgtccatggcggtgacggtcttcctcttggcgtgctcggtgtaggtgacggcgtcacggatcacgttctccaggaagactttcaggacgccgcgagtctcctcatagatgaggccggagatgcgcttgacgcctcctctgcgggcgagacggccgatggcgggcttggtgatgccctggatgttgtcccggagacccttcctgtgccgcttggcgccgcccttccccagacctttccctcctttgccgcgtccagacatcttCCACGTAGTCAGCAGAAAACTATGACTGAGGAGCGCACAGTCCTCGGTTATATCCAGCGAGAGAGGACCAGAAAGAAAACAGGGGAGATGACGCGAATACGGGGCGGAAAATGTTACTTGTTttgctccgcccctcctctgctgattggctgagcgCAGAACTGTTGGAGATTTTGAATTTCCCGCTCATTGTCCGgttatttataattattatattatagttattattattattatattattatagccCGGCCATGCAAATGAGCACTGCTGTCACATCGCTGTTCTATTGGGTGACAGAGGCATGTGACCAGTGTTAACGTCATGATTACCGCCCCCTGCAGCTCATTGGTGGA
Protein-coding sequences here:
- the LOC142301021 gene encoding histone H4-like codes for the protein MSGRGKGGKGLGKGGAKRHRKGLRDNIQGITKPAIGRLARRGGVKRISGLIYEETRGVLKVFLENVIRDAVTYTEHAKRKTVTAMDVVYALKRQGRTLYGFGG